A single region of the Bacillus cereus genome encodes:
- the tolA gene encoding cell envelope integrity protein TolA, producing the protein MNWRKMFGYRSKTGWKMFIASIVYSIILFLILQAIIPNFIHPIIVNIGFWGFLLSLLALIIGLIKPQFVLPKIQIKTRKKVLYSYLYLALAFFLMSSAFVDGKSASKQTAQKVNTKVSTSADNKEDTKKKEEADRKTQEEAQEKADRKTQEEAQRKDQEEADRKTQEEAQRKAQEEADRKAQEEAQRKAQEEADRKAQEEAQRKAQEEADRKAQEEAQRKAQEEADRKAQEEAQHKAQEEASQKKSATVSSSSVNRGGSNGQPFQNDPSDDKESNTTCKGQIKGNANSKKYHVPGGQYYDSTKDNIVWFCSEADAQANGYVKSKR; encoded by the coding sequence ATGAACTGGAGAAAAATGTTTGGTTATCGTTCTAAAACAGGCTGGAAAATGTTTATTGCTTCTATTGTTTATAGCATAATTTTATTTTTAATTCTTCAAGCAATTATTCCAAATTTTATCCACCCTATAATTGTTAACATTGGTTTTTGGGGCTTTTTGTTAAGTTTACTAGCTTTAATTATTGGATTAATAAAACCACAATTTGTGTTACCAAAAATACAAATTAAAACAAGAAAAAAAGTATTATATTCATATTTATATCTAGCTTTAGCATTCTTTTTAATGAGTAGTGCGTTTGTTGATGGCAAATCAGCTTCCAAACAAACTGCCCAAAAGGTAAACACAAAAGTTTCCACTTCAGCTGATAATAAAGAAGACACAAAGAAGAAAGAAGAAGCTGATCGCAAGACGCAAGAAGAAGCTCAAGAAAAGGCTGATCGCAAGACACAAGAAGAAGCTCAACGTAAGGATCAAGAAGAGGCTGATCGCAAGACGCAAGAAGAAGCTCAACGTAAAGCTCAGGAAGAGGCTGATCGTAAGGCTCAAGAAGAAGCTCAACGTAAAGCTCAGGAAGAGGCTGATCGCAAGGCTCAAGAAGAAGCTCAACGTAAAGCTCAGGAAGAGGCTGATCGTAAGGCTCAAGAAGAAGCTCAGCGTAAAGCTCAGGAAGAGGCTGATCGTAAGGCTCAAGAAGAAGCTCAACATAAAGCTCAGGAAGAGGCTTCACAAAAGAAAAGCGCTACAGTTTCCTCATCTAGTGTTAATCGTGGAGGCTCTAATGGCCAGCCTTTCCAGAATGATCCTAGTGATGACAAAGAATCCAACACTACTTGTAAAGGACAAATTAAAGGAAATGCCAATTCGAAAAAATACCATGTTCCTGGTGGGCAATATTATGATTCTACAAAAGATAATATCGTATGGTTCTGTTCAGAAGCTGATGCTCAAGCAAATGGTTATGTGAAATCTAAACGGTAA
- a CDS encoding helix-turn-helix domain-containing protein: MKTFGNILRELRKEKKITQKDLAITLKLSESTIGMYERNERQPDYDTLNRIANYFKVTTDFLLGRTTSYQEHVPTNIDVDPELGLWFKDIKDASPEKREELKRFWEFIMQNEKIRQNRYK; the protein is encoded by the coding sequence ATGAAAACATTCGGAAATATACTACGTGAATTAAGAAAAGAAAAGAAAATAACTCAAAAAGATTTAGCAATTACGCTTAAACTTAGTGAAAGTACCATCGGTATGTATGAAAGAAATGAGCGCCAACCCGATTATGATACATTAAATCGTATTGCTAATTATTTTAAAGTAACAACTGACTTCCTCCTTGGAAGAACAACTAGTTACCAAGAACATGTACCAACTAATATTGACGTGGATCCAGAACTGGGTCTCTGGTTTAAAGATATTAAAGATGCTTCACCTGAAAAACGCGAAGAGTTAAAACGCTTTTGGGAGTTTATAATGCAGAACGAAAAGATTAGACAAAATAGATATAAATAA
- a CDS encoding helix-turn-helix domain-containing protein: protein MNKRKVAATLVNLRNGKSREEIAEAIGISVSTLQMYENAQRIPRDGIKIKLANFYGVTVQSIFFDY, encoded by the coding sequence ATGAATAAGAGAAAAGTAGCAGCAACTCTTGTTAATTTAAGAAATGGAAAATCTAGAGAGGAAATTGCAGAGGCGATAGGAATCAGTGTGAGTACATTACAAATGTATGAGAATGCACAGAGAATTCCAAGAGATGGTATAAAAATAAAATTAGCCAATTTTTATGGTGTTACAGTTCAATCTATTTTTTTTGATTATTAA
- a CDS encoding helix-turn-helix domain-containing protein produces MINFDIESFRQIIREEVQKATEHLQPMKELPPFLTIKELMDLLHIKRTKASELLNRSDFPVCREAGVLIPTHLLFKWMENHTDWVENNTEYYNPFKESV; encoded by the coding sequence ATGATTAACTTCGATATCGAATCATTCCGACAGATTATCCGAGAAGAAGTACAAAAAGCAACTGAGCATCTTCAACCAATGAAAGAATTACCACCATTTTTAACTATTAAGGAATTAATGGATCTGTTACATATTAAACGCACCAAAGCATCTGAGTTATTAAATCGCTCTGATTTTCCAGTATGTCGAGAAGCAGGAGTTCTTATCCCTACACATCTTTTATTTAAGTGGATGGAAAATCATACTGACTGGGTAGAAAACAATACAGAGTACTACAATCCATTTAAAGAATCCGTCTAA
- a CDS encoding helix-turn-helix transcriptional regulator has protein sequence MSIGKEVAMARKRKGITQEQLSLEIPVSRESLAKYETEKRRIPKDLRKCITEGIDDPQLFFKMWSEAAGHVSIPFFNGEYIDLHPTSMRYMVQQETNEALKQLDTLCWFKPSQAWSEQEKESMKKAMHEILDATGSMMSLVAVLCDQYGFSMTDIFKYWKVSLRARKYTDG, from the coding sequence ATGTCTATAGGAAAAGAAGTTGCTATGGCACGTAAACGAAAGGGAATCACTCAAGAACAACTCTCCTTAGAAATCCCTGTAAGTCGTGAGTCGTTAGCAAAATATGAAACTGAAAAACGGCGAATACCGAAAGACTTAAGAAAATGTATTACTGAAGGAATAGACGACCCACAATTGTTTTTTAAAATGTGGAGTGAAGCAGCTGGTCATGTAAGCATTCCATTTTTTAATGGAGAATACATAGATCTGCATCCTACAAGTATGAGGTATATGGTTCAGCAAGAAACAAATGAAGCTTTGAAACAACTTGATACATTATGTTGGTTTAAACCTTCACAAGCATGGTCTGAACAGGAGAAAGAATCTATGAAAAAAGCTATGCATGAAATTTTAGATGCTACAGGTTCGATGATGAGTCTTGTAGCGGTCTTATGTGATCAGTACGGTTTTTCAATGACAGATATATTTAAGTATTGGAAGGTTTCACTGAGAGCAAGGAAATATACAGATGGTTAA
- a CDS encoding DnaD domain-containing protein, translating into MAVYRPVQVSYWQDAFVLDLTPEEKYFYLYLMTNSKTSQSGIYELPLRVIEMDTGYNRETVEKLLERFSDYGKINYNKKTKEIMLLNWLKFNAITNMNIEKCVLKEIQSIKDEEFLVDFYETCLEQEKQQDFKIPRIKEYFQARFEWLARGFDDPMKEKEETKTETKEKEETKTETKEAASCSEMPKVAEENPIAFYEQNFGVLKPFVAEGINAWIDDLNTQLVIKAMKIALEKNAPNMSYVQGILRDWHAKGYKSINDVEAAQAQFRKKYQSRGGRNNARKEIVPDWLHAQDTETHSQSVERSETELEAERKRLEQVLSKYKKEA; encoded by the coding sequence ATGGCAGTTTATAGACCTGTTCAGGTTTCATATTGGCAAGATGCATTTGTTTTAGATCTTACACCAGAGGAGAAATACTTTTACTTGTATTTAATGACTAACAGTAAAACTTCTCAGAGTGGAATTTATGAGCTTCCATTACGTGTTATAGAAATGGATACAGGATATAACCGTGAAACAGTTGAGAAACTATTAGAGCGGTTTAGTGATTACGGAAAAATTAATTACAACAAGAAGACTAAAGAAATCATGTTGCTTAATTGGCTTAAATTTAATGCTATTACAAATATGAACATTGAAAAGTGTGTGCTGAAAGAAATACAGAGCATTAAAGACGAGGAGTTTTTAGTTGATTTTTATGAAACCTGTTTAGAGCAAGAAAAACAGCAAGATTTTAAAATTCCTCGTATTAAGGAGTACTTCCAAGCTCGTTTTGAGTGGCTTGCAAGGGGCTTCGATGACCCTATGAAGGAAAAAGAAGAAACAAAAACAGAAACAAAAGAAAAAGAAGAAACAAAAACAGAAACAAAAGAAGCAGCGAGCTGCTCCGAAATGCCAAAAGTAGCAGAAGAAAATCCAATAGCATTTTATGAACAAAATTTTGGAGTTCTTAAACCTTTTGTAGCTGAAGGTATTAACGCTTGGATTGATGATTTAAATACACAACTTGTAATTAAAGCAATGAAAATCGCTTTAGAAAAAAATGCACCTAATATGTCTTATGTGCAAGGTATTTTAAGAGATTGGCATGCTAAAGGGTATAAAAGCATTAATGATGTTGAAGCTGCACAAGCTCAATTCCGTAAGAAATATCAGTCACGTGGTGGAAGAAATAATGCTCGAAAAGAAATTGTTCCTGATTGGTTACATGCTCAAGATACGGAAACACATTCTCAGTCAGTAGAGCGTAGTGAAACCGAATTAGAAGCTGAACGTAAACGTTTAGAACAAGTGTTATCTAAATATAAAAAAGAGGCCTAG
- a CDS encoding cell division protein SepF produces the protein MPKQLTIFDVESVVSFDPKKAHVHRLNSKLRFADVVVQIPRQAKAIDELKPTTAPDERYELFEDYVIGIWRYKRSEDKEFVWEEAEKMCKQARDEKKPIPIRLHLSLEQSFVPENVVRYL, from the coding sequence ATGCCAAAGCAGCTAACAATCTTTGATGTTGAATCAGTTGTGTCATTTGATCCTAAGAAGGCTCATGTTCATCGGTTAAATTCTAAACTACGTTTTGCTGACGTTGTTGTACAAATACCACGCCAAGCAAAGGCGATTGACGAATTAAAACCAACGACAGCACCTGATGAGCGTTATGAGTTGTTTGAAGATTACGTGATTGGTATTTGGCGCTATAAGCGATCGGAGGATAAAGAATTTGTATGGGAAGAAGCAGAAAAAATGTGTAAGCAAGCACGGGATGAAAAAAAGCCGATTCCAATACGGCTCCATTTATCACTTGAACAATCATTTGTTCCAGAAAATGTTGTGCGATATTTGTAG
- a CDS encoding DUF3954 domain-containing protein — protein sequence MGIRKENLIEMTAEIDLKINGIYVVKNGQVQLIEPPQGGFGEQSFVYQSGKVIRMEERKTQLL from the coding sequence GTGGGAATCAGAAAAGAAAATCTTATAGAAATGACAGCTGAAATAGATTTGAAAATAAACGGAATATATGTTGTTAAAAATGGTCAAGTCCAACTAATAGAACCACCTCAAGGTGGATTTGGTGAACAATCATTTGTATATCAAAGTGGAAAAGTAATCCGTATGGAAGAACGAAAAACACAGTTACTTTAA
- a CDS encoding FtsB family cell division protein: MGSVPNLPPQQSISKKQINPNKNLQTNKKLRRRLLLALAFMLPMVISIQISIYKQEQMIQEKQITLNKEKKRLSELEITGRYFENDIKTLTESEEGILKFARKLYGFSRPDETIFQITE, encoded by the coding sequence ATGGGGAGTGTCCCAAATTTACCACCACAACAATCAATCTCCAAAAAACAAATTAATCCTAACAAGAACCTACAAACGAATAAAAAGCTAAGACGTCGTCTTTTATTAGCGCTTGCTTTTATGCTACCTATGGTTATTTCCATCCAAATTTCCATTTATAAGCAAGAACAAATGATTCAAGAAAAACAAATTACACTTAATAAAGAAAAGAAAAGATTATCTGAATTAGAAATTACAGGACGTTATTTTGAAAACGATATTAAAACTTTAACAGAGAGTGAAGAAGGTATTTTAAAGTTCGCAAGGAAATTGTATGGATTCTCCAGACCTGATGAAACTATATTTCAAATAACTGAATAG
- a CDS encoding cation diffusion facilitator family transporter, translating to MDSSKVAFLSVLSNSFVVVLKVVIGIFTGSVAILSEAIHSSLDLLASIIAFFSVRISNKPADKIHPYGHGKVENISGTIETLLIFIAGFWIIYECVLKLINPEPIQLPFLGIVVMLIGALINSVVSRIVNKTAEKTNSIAMKSNALHLLTDVYTSLGVAISLFLVSLTKWYFLDPIIGIILAVYIMTEAFKLMKESFPPLIDACLLPAEEQKIINIIETYKDEYIEFHDFRTRRSGSMEYIDFHLVVLSHYDIKTAHELCDRIEQSIKKKFNRAHILIHLEPEHEIYIKLT from the coding sequence ATGGATTCATCAAAAGTAGCTTTTTTATCAGTATTAAGTAACTCTTTTGTTGTTGTTTTAAAAGTTGTTATTGGTATATTTACTGGTTCAGTCGCTATTCTTTCCGAGGCTATTCATTCATCATTAGATTTATTAGCTTCAATCATCGCTTTCTTTTCTGTCCGAATTTCAAATAAACCAGCGGATAAAATCCATCCCTATGGACACGGAAAGGTGGAAAACATATCCGGAACAATTGAAACATTACTAATTTTCATAGCTGGTTTTTGGATTATTTATGAATGTGTTCTTAAATTGATAAACCCTGAACCAATTCAACTCCCATTTTTAGGAATAGTCGTTATGTTGATAGGAGCACTCATCAATTCTGTAGTATCACGAATTGTTAACAAAACTGCTGAAAAAACAAATTCAATTGCAATGAAATCTAATGCACTACATTTACTCACTGATGTTTACACTTCCTTAGGTGTTGCAATTAGCTTATTTTTAGTTAGTTTAACTAAATGGTATTTCCTAGACCCAATCATTGGAATTATTTTAGCTGTTTATATTATGACTGAAGCCTTCAAATTAATGAAAGAGTCCTTCCCTCCATTAATTGATGCGTGTCTATTACCAGCAGAAGAACAAAAAATCATAAATATCATTGAAACTTATAAAGATGAATATATTGAGTTTCATGATTTTCGCACAAGACGCTCAGGTTCAATGGAATACATAGATTTTCACCTTGTTGTTTTATCTCACTATGACATCAAAACAGCGCATGAGTTATGTGATCGAATAGAACAAAGTATCAAGAAAAAATTTAATCGTGCTCACATACTAATCCATTTAGAGCCAGAACATGAAATTTATATTAAATTAACCTGA
- a CDS encoding ArpU family phage packaging/lysis transcriptional regulator: protein MTKQLSFLPKIDRTATQEELEGVLESVRIHRQFWMIRKEMKVTPSYEIREHGPTHAVGKPLEDVAIANIQQSKREEWLERMSLRIDQFLNRLGNGRAGSIQRDIIYKRYLEEEDVCDYMVYNEIGMSERTYRRWKSKAFYKLAFALGLEVYETEEKGGNE from the coding sequence ATGACTAAACAATTATCTTTCTTACCAAAAATTGATAGAACGGCAACACAAGAGGAATTAGAAGGTGTGTTGGAAAGCGTACGTATACATAGGCAATTTTGGATGATACGTAAAGAAATGAAAGTCACTCCTTCTTATGAAATACGTGAGCACGGTCCTACACATGCGGTTGGGAAGCCATTAGAAGATGTTGCCATAGCGAATATTCAACAAAGCAAACGAGAAGAGTGGCTTGAAAGAATGTCATTACGTATTGATCAGTTTCTAAATCGATTAGGGAACGGACGTGCGGGAAGTATTCAAAGAGATATTATTTATAAACGTTATTTAGAAGAAGAGGACGTATGTGATTACATGGTTTATAACGAAATAGGGATGTCAGAGCGTACTTATCGACGTTGGAAATCTAAAGCGTTTTATAAACTTGCTTTTGCGCTTGGATTAGAAGTTTACGAGACAGAAGAAAAGGGAGGTAATGAATAA
- a CDS encoding site-specific integrase, with protein sequence MNFVQPIRDPEQIQQLKEYFKEKSLRNYILFIMGINTGLRISDILKLKVGDVKGSHISMREKKTGKQKRIQITASLKRELKWFIEEREDNEYLLQSRQGKNRPIGRSMAYKILSGAAAEFGLDEIGTHTLRKTYGYHMYMQTKNIALLMEIFNHSSEKVTLRYIGVNQDAMDKAMTRFRI encoded by the coding sequence ATGAATTTTGTTCAACCAATACGTGATCCAGAGCAAATACAGCAGCTTAAAGAGTATTTTAAGGAAAAGAGCTTACGCAATTACATTCTCTTCATTATGGGCATTAATACAGGTCTTAGAATCTCAGATATTTTGAAACTGAAGGTAGGAGATGTCAAGGGCAGTCATATATCTATGAGGGAAAAGAAAACAGGGAAGCAGAAACGAATACAAATTACCGCATCTCTTAAAAGAGAGCTTAAATGGTTTATTGAAGAAAGAGAAGATAATGAGTATTTATTACAAAGTAGACAAGGGAAGAATCGTCCTATTGGGCGTAGCATGGCATATAAGATATTAAGTGGAGCAGCCGCAGAGTTTGGATTAGATGAAATAGGAACACATACGCTAAGAAAGACGTACGGATATCATATGTACATGCAAACGAAAAACATAGCATTACTCATGGAGATATTCAATCACTCTTCAGAGAAGGTCACGTTACGTTATATAGGTGTAAATCAAGATGCAATGGATAAAGCAATGACTAGGTTTAGAATCTAA
- the ytaF gene encoding sporulation membrane protein YtaF — MAITALITILLLSLSSSIDNFGVGISYGIRNIRIGFLANFIIAIIAFVFSEMGILFGQYISKVFPGTLSDVIGTVFLFVIGLRIILMTIPRKKKVNQEVFDDDESVSNVITGYLKSPEKADLDKSGNISFFEAIVLGIAISMNALTNGLGAGLLKLSPFAISLSAAIFSFLTVWLGVKLGKKVANVKIGSWTLGQFSTALSGFILLLIAVHNLF, encoded by the coding sequence GTGGCTATAACAGCTTTAATCACCATTTTATTACTTTCGTTATCCTCTAGTATAGATAATTTTGGAGTAGGCATATCTTATGGTATCCGTAATATTCGTATAGGTTTTTTAGCTAACTTTATAATTGCGATTATTGCTTTTGTTTTTAGTGAAATGGGTATTTTGTTTGGGCAATATATTTCAAAAGTTTTTCCTGGTACATTATCTGACGTTATTGGTACAGTGTTTTTGTTTGTAATTGGTTTGCGAATTATTTTAATGACAATTCCAAGAAAAAAGAAAGTTAATCAAGAAGTATTTGATGACGATGAATCTGTTTCAAATGTTATTACTGGATATTTAAAATCTCCTGAAAAAGCTGACCTTGATAAATCAGGAAATATTAGTTTTTTTGAAGCTATTGTTCTTGGTATTGCTATATCTATGAATGCTCTAACGAATGGACTAGGTGCAGGGCTATTAAAATTATCTCCATTTGCTATTTCATTATCAGCAGCAATATTCAGCTTTTTAACTGTTTGGTTAGGAGTTAAATTAGGAAAAAAAGTTGCAAATGTAAAAATTGGATCTTGGACATTAGGACAATTTAGCACAGCTTTAAGTGGATTTATATTATTATTAATCGCTGTGCACAATTTGTTTTAA
- a CDS encoding DUF2971 domain-containing protein, translated as MGYTRKQWGERYSQRTDMSTYLIHLTKGVYDENGKQIKSPFEVLNKILIDKKILGSTTESGYIIGGNKAVCFQDMPLTGVCQNILFEQERTDQVSQRRYVAAGLAFPKDYVYRNGGRPVLYEKKDIAKDLLPEDEWWRIVSLNLDDADNYIDWTHEREWRLKGDFEFDIREAVILLGNARAYRGVATHIDSAILKEVAGVNMMAPILF; from the coding sequence ATGGGTTATACAAGAAAGCAATGGGGAGAGCGTTATAGTCAAAGAACTGATATGAGTACCTATTTAATACACTTAACAAAGGGAGTTTATGATGAAAACGGGAAACAAATAAAATCACCATTTGAGGTACTTAATAAAATATTAATAGATAAAAAAATATTAGGAAGTACAACGGAATCAGGATACATAATAGGGGGAAATAAAGCTGTGTGTTTTCAGGACATGCCATTGACTGGTGTGTGTCAAAATATATTATTCGAGCAGGAGCGGACAGACCAAGTTTCTCAAAGACGATATGTAGCAGCGGGTTTAGCTTTTCCGAAGGATTATGTATATAGAAATGGTGGCAGACCAGTACTTTACGAAAAAAAAGATATTGCAAAGGATTTACTTCCAGAAGATGAGTGGTGGCGAATAGTAAGTCTAAACTTAGATGATGCTGATAACTACATTGACTGGACTCATGAAAGAGAATGGAGATTAAAAGGGGACTTTGAATTTGATATTAGAGAAGCAGTTATACTTTTAGGGAATGCAAGGGCTTATAGAGGTGTGGCAACTCATATAGATTCAGCAATTCTAAAAGAAGTAGCCGGAGTAAATATGATGGCCCCAATTCTTTTTTAA
- a CDS encoding hydrolase: MDNILKGKIAVLGLIPIDKKAYIKHLKPHEKAYKKSGIDVNRFKYYKLYGQKPIFYSMEYIKQTTIKDLLERDKGNKDRLVKTDE, from the coding sequence ATGGATAACATTTTAAAAGGTAAGATTGCTGTGCTTGGTCTTATACCTATCGATAAGAAAGCATACATTAAACACCTTAAGCCACATGAGAAAGCGTACAAGAAGTCTGGGATTGATGTTAATCGATTCAAATATTATAAACTGTATGGACAGAAACCTATATTTTACTCTATGGAATATATTAAGCAAACAACAATAAAAGATTTATTGGAAAGAGATAAAGGTAATAAGGATCGTTTGGTAAAGACAGATGAATGA
- a CDS encoding HNH endonuclease: MNEYKTKQQKRKFYDSGEWKNIREQVKKRDNFECQECKRNGRVQTDKNEYSESAKRKKIQLVVHHIKELEHYPELALEIDNLEIVCVDCHNKEHGRTFKKKQNKWEHDEKW; the protein is encoded by the coding sequence ATGAATGAATACAAAACCAAACAACAGAAGCGTAAATTCTATGACAGTGGTGAGTGGAAGAATATAAGAGAGCAAGTAAAGAAGCGAGACAATTTTGAGTGTCAGGAATGCAAACGTAATGGTCGCGTTCAAACAGACAAGAATGAATACAGTGAGAGTGCAAAGCGTAAGAAGATTCAACTCGTTGTCCATCATATAAAAGAACTAGAACATTATCCAGAACTTGCATTAGAAATAGATAATCTCGAAATAGTCTGTGTGGATTGCCACAATAAAGAACACGGTAGAACATTCAAAAAGAAACAGAATAAATGGGAACACGATGAAAAGTGGTGA
- a CDS encoding P27 family phage terminase small subunit, translating into MAVSILKLKEQLMNSIDITDLVEVEKVERYIDLVKAFRKINKTINKEGESVTIKNGSQVFVKAHPLISERNKINSSLIALGRDIKFTPKAGGSNTGYSTSDLI; encoded by the coding sequence ATGGCTGTTAGTATTCTGAAGTTGAAAGAACAGCTAATGAATAGTATTGATATTACAGATTTAGTTGAAGTTGAAAAGGTTGAAAGATACATAGATCTTGTTAAAGCATTTAGAAAAATAAATAAAACCATTAATAAAGAAGGCGAGTCTGTAACAATAAAAAATGGATCACAAGTTTTTGTGAAAGCCCACCCTCTTATAAGTGAGAGGAATAAAATTAACAGTTCTTTAATTGCTTTAGGACGAGATATAAAGTTTACTCCGAAAGCTGGTGGTTCTAATACGGGATATAGTACAAGTGATTTAATATGA
- a CDS encoding terminase TerL endonuclease subunit: MIKQKYVEEYIELYRSGKVKFNKERKLLIEYLEKYVLNRDDLYFDDEMIEKCIRFGEKWYFPLQSFQKFLIAFVFLFYKKNGRVFYRKFLWMLGRGGGKNGLISVIIHFLISEMHGISEYNISVVANSEEQAKTSPDEVHKCVKRNEILQRAFKTTLTQTVSKATGSVLKFRTSNGDTKDGLRDGAVVFDEIHQYESNKDVRVHISGLGKKKNPREFYIGTDGYVRDGFLDKQKEKAMKVLNGEARPNAIFPFICKLNDEKEVDNPDNWEMANPMLSQPLSEYAEGLLETIKEEYEDLEDDPSNREEFMTKRMNLPVTNLERSVAKWSEILATNRPFPDLYARECIGALDFASIRDFAACGLLFRQNGEYIFKTHSFVRKEFVDIYYGYSKKADEYKKQKFAPIKEWEEQGLLTVVDEPTINPQHIVDWFVEMREQYGIKKIIADNFRMEAIRPLLVAEGFEIEVIRNPKAIHSLLAPRIEMAFANKQIVFDDNPLMRWYTQNVLVVIKGDGNKIYEKKEPVRRKTDGFQCFVHALYRADEIQEATDFVIGNIKF; encoded by the coding sequence ATGATTAAGCAAAAGTATGTGGAAGAATATATTGAACTTTATAGAAGTGGTAAAGTAAAGTTCAACAAAGAACGAAAACTGTTAATTGAATATCTAGAAAAATACGTTTTGAACAGAGACGACTTGTATTTTGATGATGAAATGATTGAGAAGTGTATCCGTTTCGGTGAAAAGTGGTACTTTCCATTACAATCATTTCAGAAATTCTTAATAGCATTCGTCTTTTTATTTTACAAGAAAAATGGTCGCGTATTTTATCGTAAGTTTCTATGGATGCTTGGACGTGGTGGAGGTAAAAACGGATTAATATCAGTAATTATTCATTTTTTAATTAGTGAGATGCATGGTATTTCGGAGTATAACATTTCTGTTGTTGCAAACAGTGAAGAACAAGCAAAAACAAGTCCTGATGAAGTTCATAAATGTGTTAAACGAAATGAAATATTACAACGAGCATTTAAAACAACATTAACTCAAACTGTTTCTAAAGCTACAGGAAGTGTATTGAAGTTTAGAACCTCAAATGGAGATACAAAAGATGGTTTGCGAGATGGTGCTGTTGTATTCGATGAAATACATCAATACGAAAGCAATAAAGATGTCCGAGTTCATATAAGCGGTTTAGGGAAAAAGAAAAATCCACGAGAATTTTATATTGGTACAGATGGATATGTCCGTGATGGTTTCTTAGATAAGCAAAAAGAAAAAGCAATGAAAGTATTAAATGGTGAAGCACGGCCAAATGCTATTTTCCCATTCATTTGTAAATTGAATGATGAAAAAGAAGTTGATAATCCAGATAATTGGGAAATGGCGAATCCTATGTTATCACAACCATTAAGCGAGTATGCTGAGGGATTACTTGAAACGATAAAGGAAGAATATGAAGATTTAGAGGATGATCCTAGCAACCGAGAAGAGTTCATGACAAAGCGTATGAACTTACCTGTTACAAACTTAGAACGTTCTGTTGCAAAATGGTCAGAGATTCTTGCTACAAATCGTCCATTCCCTGATTTATATGCTCGAGAATGTATAGGGGCACTAGACTTTGCAAGTATTCGCGATTTCGCAGCATGCGGTCTTTTGTTTAGACAAAATGGCGAGTACATTTTTAAAACCCATTCCTTTGTACGTAAAGAATTTGTTGATATTTATTATGGTTATTCTAAGAAAGCTGACGAGTATAAAAAACAAAAATTTGCTCCTATAAAAGAGTGGGAAGAGCAAGGTCTACTAACAGTTGTGGATGAACCGACTATTAATCCTCAACACATTGTTGATTGGTTTGTAGAAATGCGAGAACAATATGGGATTAAAAAGATTATAGCTGATAACTTCAGAATGGAAGCTATAAGACCACTATTAGTAGCAGAAGGATTTGAAATAGAAGTTATACGAAATCCAAAAGCAATCCACAGTTTATTAGCTCCACGTATTGAAATGGCATTTGCAAATAAACAAATTGTTTTTGATGATAATCCGCTAATGCGTTGGTATACGCAAAATGTGTTGGTTGTTATCAAAGGTGATGGAAATAAAATATATGAAAAGAAAGAGCCTGTTCGTAGAAAAACAGATGGGTTTCAGTGTTTTGTTCATGCTCTTTATCGGGCAGATGAGATACAAGAAGCAACTGACTTCGTTATAGGTAACATTAAATTTTAA